The Xenopus tropicalis strain Nigerian chromosome 2, UCB_Xtro_10.0, whole genome shotgun sequence genome window below encodes:
- the tinagl1 gene encoding tubulointerstitial nephritis antigen-like: MKLLILASLVAFLVVTEAGSYRKSRSRRELAPGLHLHGIRDASGSYCQKRDSCCPGRDDICTVPYLDTICYCDLFCNRTVSDCCPDFWQYCLGIEPPSIVQKACVRNGQHYPKGATYLENCNLCTCANEGRWHCEQNPCLINAKAIEAINTGDYSWTAGNYSQFWGMTLDEGIQYRLGTAKPSSSVMNMNEIHVNMNNDILPSHFNAAEKWPGLVHEPLDQGNCAGSWAFSTAAVASDRISIQSMGHMTQSLSPQNLLSCDTRNQHGCRGGRVDGAWWYLRRRGVVSEPCYPFTSLNTNGHSAPCMMQSRSMGRGKRQATNNCPNQYYSSNEIYQSTPAYRLASSEKDIMKELYENGPVQAIMEVHEDFFMYKSGIYRRTPVTEREPEHHRRHGTHSVKITGWGEERGRDGQTHKYWLAANSWGRDWGEDGYFRIARGENECEIETFIVGVWGRVSMEDVARKK; encoded by the exons ATGAAACTACTTATCCTTGCTTCTCTGGTGGCGTTTTTAGTGGTAACGGAAGCAGGCTCTTATAGAAAGTCTCGCTCTAGACGTGAACTGGCTCCAGGACTTCACCTCCATGGAATAAGAGATGCAAGTGGCTCATACTGCCAGAAAAGGGATAGCTGTTGCCCTGGTAGAGATGACATCTGTACGGTTCCATATTTGGATACTATCTGCTACTGCGATCTGTTCTGTAACAGAACAGTGTCTGACTGCTGCCCTGACTTCTGGCAATACTGCCTAGGCATTGAACCACCAAGCATTGTTCAAAAAG CTTGTGTTCGCAATGGTCAGCATTACCCAAAAGGAGCAACTTACCTTGAAAACTGCAACCTCTG TACTTGTGCCAATGAAGGAAGATGGCATTGCGAGCAGAATCCATGTCTTATCAATGCAAAGGCCATTGAAGCCATAAACACAGGAGATTATAG TTGGACTGCTGGAAATTATAGTCAGTTCTGGGGCATGACCTTGGATGAAGGGATTCAGTATCGCTTGGGGACTGCAAAGCCTTCTTCTTCTGTCATGAACATGAATGAGATACAC GTAAACATGAACAATGACATTCTGCCTTCCCACTTCAATGCAGCAGAAAAGTGGCCAGGACTGGTGCATGAACCGCTGGATCAAGGAAACTGTGCAGGCTCCTGGGCTTTCTCCACTGCTG CCGTTGCATCTGACAGAATTTCCATCCAGTCAATGGGGCACATGACGCAATCCCTGTCCCCTCAGAATCTGCTATCCTGTGACACCAGAAATCAGCACGGCTGCAGAGGGGGACGAGTGGATGGAGCCTGGTGGTATCTGCGAAGAAGAGG AGTTGTCTCAGAGCCATGTTATCCATTCACTAGTCTGAATACAAATGGACATTCAGCCCCTTGCATGATGCAAAGTCGCTCCATGGGAAGAGGGAAACGACAGGCCACCAATAATTGCCCCAACCAATACTATTCATCCAATGAAATCTACCAGTCGACACCAGCATACCGACTGGCATCTAGT GAAAAAGATATCATGAAGGAACTGTATGAAAATGGACCTGTGCAAG CAATAATGGAAGTACACGAAGATTTCTTTATGTACAAGAGTGGAATTTACAGACGCACTCCAGTGACAGAGAGGGAACCAGAGCATCACCGCCGACATGGGACACACTCTGTAAAGATTACTGG ATGGGGCGAGGAAAGAGGAAGAGATGGACAGACACATAAATACTGG CTGGCTGCCAATTCCTGGGGTAGAGACTGGGGAGAGGATGGATATTTCCGCATCGCTCGAGGTGAAAACGAGTGTGAGATTGAAACCTTCATTGTTGGAGTATGGGGCAGAGTCAGTATGGAAGATGTTGCCCGCAAAAAGTAA